In Chromobacterium rhizoryzae, one genomic interval encodes:
- a CDS encoding CoA-acylating methylmalonate-semialdehyde dehydrogenase translates to MQTIPHYIGGERCEGRSGRFGDVYNPALGSVAARVPLASPDEVQAAVAAARKAFPAWAETSPLKRARVMFKFKELLEQNQQRLAALISSEHGKVVSDAIGEVARGLEVVEFACGIPQLLKGEFTEQVGGGIDSHSMRQPLGVVAGITPFNFPAMVPLWMFPVALACGNCFILKPSERDPSAALLLADLLQQAGLPAGVFSVVHGDKQAVDALLAHPDIAALSFVGSTPIAQYIYETGARHGKRVQALGGAKNHLVVMPDADLDGAVEALIGAAYGSAGERCMAISVVLAVGDIGDALVERLAERARSLKIGVGDDAAAEMGPLVTRQHLDKVTGYVDQGVAEGAQLVVDGRGYRHPGHEDGFFLGGCLFDHVTPEMTIYKEEIFGPVLAVVRVPDFDSAVSLINAHPFANGTSIFTRSGGAAREFSHRIQVGMVGINVPIPVPMAFHSFGGWKASLFGDHHMHGPEGVRFYTRMKTVTSRWPAKMTAEFVMPTMK, encoded by the coding sequence ATGTCTACAACCCGGCGCTGGGCAGCGTCGCCGCCCGCGTGCCGCTGGCGAGCCCGGACGAGGTGCAGGCCGCGGTGGCGGCGGCGCGCAAGGCCTTTCCGGCCTGGGCGGAAACCTCGCCGCTGAAGCGGGCGCGGGTGATGTTCAAGTTCAAGGAGCTGCTGGAGCAGAATCAGCAGCGCTTGGCGGCGCTGATTTCCAGCGAGCACGGCAAGGTGGTGTCCGACGCCATCGGCGAAGTCGCCCGCGGCCTGGAAGTGGTGGAGTTCGCCTGCGGCATTCCGCAGTTGCTGAAGGGCGAGTTCACCGAACAGGTGGGCGGCGGCATCGACAGCCATTCCATGCGTCAGCCGCTGGGCGTGGTGGCCGGCATCACCCCGTTCAACTTCCCGGCCATGGTGCCGCTGTGGATGTTCCCGGTGGCCTTGGCCTGCGGCAACTGCTTCATTCTCAAGCCGTCCGAGCGCGACCCGTCCGCCGCGCTGCTGCTGGCCGATCTGTTGCAGCAGGCCGGCCTGCCGGCCGGCGTGTTCAGCGTGGTGCACGGCGACAAGCAGGCGGTGGACGCCTTGCTCGCCCATCCCGACATCGCCGCGCTCAGCTTCGTCGGCTCCACGCCGATTGCCCAGTACATCTACGAAACCGGCGCGCGCCATGGCAAGCGGGTGCAGGCGCTGGGCGGCGCCAAGAACCACCTGGTGGTGATGCCGGACGCGGATCTGGACGGCGCGGTGGAGGCCTTGATCGGGGCCGCTTACGGCTCGGCCGGCGAGCGTTGCATGGCGATCTCGGTGGTGCTGGCGGTGGGCGACATCGGCGACGCGCTGGTGGAGCGGCTGGCCGAGCGCGCGCGCAGTCTGAAGATAGGCGTGGGCGACGACGCGGCGGCGGAAATGGGGCCGCTGGTGACGCGCCAGCACTTGGACAAGGTGACGGGCTATGTCGATCAGGGCGTGGCCGAAGGCGCGCAGCTGGTGGTGGACGGCCGCGGCTACCGCCATCCCGGCCACGAGGACGGGTTTTTCCTGGGCGGCTGCCTGTTCGACCATGTGACGCCGGAGATGACCATCTACAAGGAGGAAATCTTCGGGCCGGTGCTGGCGGTGGTGCGGGTGCCGGACTTCGACAGCGCGGTCAGCCTGATCAACGCCCATCCCTTCGCCAACGGCACCAGTATTTTCACCCGCTCCGGCGGCGCCGCGCGCGAATTCAGCCACCGCATCCAGGTGGGCATGGTGGGCATCAATGTGCCGATCCCGGTGCCGATGGCCTTCCACAGCTTTGGCGGCTGGAAGGCTTCGCTGTTCGGCGACCATCATATGCACGGCCCGGAAGGCGTGCGCTTCTATACCCGGATGAAGACGGTGACCAGCCGCTGGCCGGCCAAGATGACCGCCGAATTCGTGATGCCGACGATGAAGTAA
- a CDS encoding methyl-accepting chemotaxis protein gives MNKTTMSLRGRLLLLLVAMALLVTAIGVLSVMRERDTMLLDRKDKTRNLVESAAALVTSYEKMAADGKMSEPQAKQLAAAALSSMRYDEREYFFAFDKGLTYVAHGVKPALIGKNLHGVKEGSGQDMGQLFDQALSAGGGKGYAAYVWDKPGFDAPQPKISYLMTSPGWGWVLGTGIYLDDVAAAYHKSLFNLALEVGVILLLLAGLGGYIMRSVLGQLGGEPAVTVDIVKRIAAGQLDMDVPVKAGDRDSLLANVAGMQGQLRQLVGDIAAAASRVSEMSADVSSHASEVANGSEKQSEAATSMAASIEELTVSINHISDRAQDARNLSEQSGESSQQGSEVISRAVAEMRRINESVELAAGTINELVDKAQVISGIMQVIKDIADQTNLLALNAAIEAARAGEQGRGFAVVADEVRKLSERTAQATEEIAGMIAEIQQSSTQSHGSMEEAVRRAKNGLELAEQGGEAVGEIRQSAGGVLGVVNDISHALKEQGTASQDIAQYVEQIAMSSSKNAQAASTASAALADMNQLAGNLRGLVSRFRC, from the coding sequence ATGAACAAAACAACAATGAGCCTGCGCGGCCGTTTGCTGCTGCTTTTGGTGGCGATGGCCCTGCTGGTGACGGCGATAGGCGTGTTGTCGGTGATGCGCGAGCGGGACACCATGTTGCTGGACCGCAAGGACAAGACGCGCAATCTGGTGGAATCGGCGGCGGCCTTGGTGACGTCCTACGAGAAGATGGCGGCGGACGGCAAGATGAGCGAGCCGCAGGCCAAGCAACTGGCGGCGGCGGCGCTGAGCAGCATGCGTTACGACGAGCGCGAATATTTCTTCGCCTTCGACAAGGGCCTGACCTATGTCGCCCACGGCGTGAAGCCGGCCTTGATCGGCAAGAATCTGCACGGGGTCAAGGAGGGCAGCGGCCAGGACATGGGCCAGTTGTTCGACCAGGCGCTGAGCGCCGGCGGCGGCAAGGGTTATGCCGCTTATGTCTGGGACAAGCCGGGCTTCGACGCGCCGCAGCCCAAGATATCCTATTTGATGACCTCGCCCGGCTGGGGCTGGGTGCTGGGCACCGGCATCTATCTGGACGATGTGGCGGCCGCCTATCACAAATCGCTGTTCAACCTGGCGCTGGAAGTCGGCGTGATCCTGCTGCTGCTGGCCGGTCTCGGCGGCTACATCATGCGCAGCGTGCTGGGCCAGCTGGGCGGCGAGCCGGCGGTCACCGTGGACATCGTCAAACGCATCGCCGCCGGACAGCTGGATATGGACGTGCCGGTGAAAGCCGGCGACCGCGACAGCCTGCTGGCCAATGTGGCCGGCATGCAGGGGCAGTTGCGGCAGCTGGTGGGCGACATCGCCGCCGCGGCCAGCCGGGTGTCGGAGATGAGCGCCGACGTCAGCAGCCACGCCAGCGAAGTGGCCAACGGTTCGGAGAAGCAAAGCGAGGCGGCCACCTCGATGGCGGCGTCGATCGAAGAACTGACCGTCAGCATCAACCATATTTCCGACCGCGCTCAGGACGCCCGCAATCTGTCCGAGCAATCCGGCGAATCGTCGCAGCAGGGCAGCGAGGTGATTTCGCGCGCGGTGGCGGAAATGCGCCGCATCAATGAATCGGTGGAATTGGCCGCCGGCACCATCAACGAGCTGGTGGACAAGGCGCAAGTGATCTCCGGCATCATGCAGGTGATCAAGGACATCGCCGATCAGACCAATCTTCTGGCGTTGAACGCGGCGATCGAGGCGGCGCGCGCCGGCGAGCAGGGCCGCGGCTTCGCGGTGGTGGCGGACGAGGTGCGCAAGCTGTCCGAACGCACCGCCCAGGCCACCGAGGAGATCGCCGGCATGATCGCCGAGATCCAACAAAGCTCCACCCAGTCTCACGGTTCGATGGAAGAGGCGGTGCGGCGCGCCAAGAACGGCCTGGAACTGGCCGAGCAGGGCGGCGAGGCGGTGGGCGAGATCCGTCAGAGCGCCGGCGGGGTGCTGGGCGTGGTCAACGATATTTCCCACGCGCTGAAGGAGCAGGGCACCGCCAGCCAGGACATCGCCCAGTACGTTGAACAGATCGCAATGAGCTCCAGCAAGAACGCGCAGGCGGCGTCCACCGCTTCGGCGGCGCTGGCGGACATGAACCAGCTGGCCGGCAATCTGCGCGGGCTGGTGTCGCGCTTCCGCTGTTGA
- the kynA gene encoding tryptophan 2,3-dioxygenase, translated as MNERKLEAGIVTNFSERMSYGGYLCLDELLACQKPLSNPPHHDELLFVIQHQTSELWMKLMLHELQAAVRFVQQDTLGPSFKCLARVKQIQRLLFEQWAVLETLTPSEYMEFRDVLGNSSGFQSHQYRSIEFLLGNKNQAMLNVFAHEADKHASLKAILDAPSLYDEFLRHLARRGLPVPASSLERDWSQPYQRNPELIPLFKLIYDQPQQHWEAYEMAEKLVDVEEYFHLWRFRHMKTVERVIGFKQGTGGSSGVRFLKQALELTFFPELLDVRTEIGR; from the coding sequence ATGAACGAGAGAAAACTGGAAGCCGGGATCGTCACCAACTTTTCCGAGCGCATGAGCTACGGCGGCTATCTATGCCTGGACGAGCTGCTGGCCTGTCAGAAACCGCTGTCCAACCCGCCGCATCACGACGAGTTGCTGTTCGTGATCCAGCATCAGACATCGGAATTGTGGATGAAGCTGATGCTGCACGAGCTGCAGGCCGCGGTGCGCTTCGTCCAGCAGGACACGCTGGGCCCCAGCTTCAAATGCCTGGCGCGGGTCAAACAGATCCAGCGTCTGCTGTTCGAGCAATGGGCGGTGCTGGAAACGCTGACGCCGTCGGAATACATGGAATTCCGCGACGTGCTGGGCAATTCCTCCGGCTTCCAGTCGCATCAATACCGCTCCATCGAATTCCTGCTGGGCAACAAGAACCAGGCGATGCTGAACGTGTTCGCCCATGAAGCGGACAAACACGCTTCGCTGAAGGCCATCCTGGACGCGCCCAGTCTGTACGACGAATTCCTGCGCCATCTGGCGCGGCGCGGCCTGCCGGTGCCGGCCTCCAGCCTGGAACGCGACTGGTCGCAGCCCTATCAGCGCAACCCGGAACTGATCCCGCTGTTCAAATTGATCTACGACCAGCCCCAGCAGCACTGGGAAGCCTATGAGATGGCGGAAAAACTGGTGGACGTGGAGGAATACTTCCACCTGTGGCGCTTCCGGCACATGAAGACGGTGGAGCGGGTGATCGGCTTCAAGCAGGGCACCGGCGGCTCCAGCGGCGTGCGCTTCCTCAAGCAGGCGCTGGAGCTGACTTTCTTCCCGGAGTTGCTGGACGTGCGCACCGAGATCGGCCGCTAA
- the lnt gene encoding apolipoprotein N-acyltransferase, which yields MRTLLVLLAAALAGSLTLFAFAPYRLFWIMPLSLAALADLTQRHPQRAFWIGYVWGLAAYTSNFNWIYNSLHDVAGLPAWIALPLVLLLPAYLALYPGLAMWLSARVTAKPWQRWLLAFPALWELGEWLRGWVLTGFPWAAAGYSQITESPLAGYTPLGGSHLVTYLVALSAGALALMVHSGWKMRAGLLVAALAVWGNGFWLKSVEWTQPQGKPISVALAQGNIAQELKWSPENLEESLRVYYQQVATTRADLMLLPETALPLFLDDLPSGYLSMMEGQAQRAGMALATGVPRRTNDGRGYLNAVVALTTPGRPFFAKDHLVPFGEFIPVPGLIGWIYQFMNMPMSGFSSGGANQPPLALAGEKIAFNVCYEDSFGEELTGPASQASIMANVSNLAWFGKSVAMSQHLQLSQARAMENGRYMLRATNNGMTAIIRPDGEIAAVAAPYTRQVLQGFAQGRQGLTPYMRHGNMPVLIGCAALLLLAMLLGRKHRP from the coding sequence ATGCGCACTTTACTGGTCCTGCTGGCAGCCGCCTTGGCTGGCAGCCTCACACTGTTCGCCTTCGCCCCCTATCGGCTATTCTGGATCATGCCGCTGTCTTTGGCGGCGCTGGCCGACCTGACTCAACGCCACCCGCAGCGCGCGTTCTGGATCGGCTATGTCTGGGGTCTGGCCGCCTACACCAGCAACTTCAACTGGATCTACAACAGCCTGCACGACGTGGCCGGCCTGCCGGCCTGGATCGCCCTGCCGCTGGTGCTCTTGCTGCCGGCCTATCTGGCGCTCTACCCGGGCCTCGCGATGTGGCTGAGCGCCCGCGTCACCGCCAAGCCGTGGCAGCGCTGGCTGCTGGCCTTCCCGGCGCTGTGGGAACTGGGGGAATGGCTGCGCGGCTGGGTGCTGACCGGCTTCCCCTGGGCCGCCGCCGGCTACTCGCAGATCACGGAAAGCCCGCTGGCCGGCTATACGCCGCTGGGCGGCTCCCACCTGGTCACCTACCTGGTGGCGCTGTCCGCCGGCGCGCTGGCCTTGATGGTCCACAGCGGCTGGAAGATGCGCGCCGGCCTGCTGGTCGCCGCGCTGGCGGTGTGGGGCAACGGCTTCTGGCTCAAGAGCGTGGAATGGACCCAGCCGCAGGGCAAGCCGATCAGCGTGGCGCTGGCCCAGGGCAATATCGCTCAGGAACTGAAATGGTCGCCGGAAAACCTGGAAGAATCGCTGCGCGTGTATTACCAGCAAGTGGCCACCACCCGCGCCGACCTGATGCTGCTGCCGGAAACCGCGCTGCCGCTCTTCCTCGACGACCTGCCGTCCGGCTATCTGAGCATGATGGAAGGCCAGGCCCAACGCGCCGGCATGGCGCTGGCCACCGGCGTGCCGCGCCGCACCAACGACGGCCGCGGTTATTTGAACGCGGTGGTGGCGCTGACCACGCCGGGCCGGCCCTTCTTCGCCAAAGACCATCTGGTGCCCTTTGGCGAGTTCATCCCGGTGCCCGGCCTGATCGGCTGGATCTACCAGTTCATGAATATGCCGATGTCCGGCTTCAGCAGCGGCGGCGCCAATCAGCCGCCGCTGGCGCTGGCCGGCGAGAAGATCGCCTTCAACGTCTGCTACGAGGACAGCTTCGGCGAAGAGCTGACAGGCCCGGCCTCCCAGGCCAGCATCATGGCCAACGTCAGCAATCTGGCCTGGTTCGGTAAGAGCGTGGCGATGAGCCAGCACCTGCAGCTGTCCCAGGCCCGCGCGATGGAAAACGGCCGCTACATGCTGCGCGCCACCAATAACGGCATGACCGCCATCATCCGCCCGGACGGCGAAATCGCCGCGGTGGCCGCGCCCTACACCCGCCAGGTGCTGCAGGGCTTCGCCCAGGGCCGCCAGGGGCTGACGCCCTATATGCGCCACGGCAATATGCCGGTCTTGATAGGCTGCGCGGCGCTGCTGCTGCTGGCCATGCTGCTGGGCCGCAAACACCGGCCTTGA